The window ATATTCTTAACCGATGCTGGATATACGCCTTTACTGCGTCTATCGTCAAGGGGTTGAGGGTGACGCGAACGGCAATACGCTGGTACAGAGCTGCGTTCTGAGCAAGATTGACCTCAAGATCAGGCAATCCTATCATGATAAAAGTGACTAACTTTCTTCCGTCGGAAGTCTCGAGATTCAGAAAACCTCTCAATTCCTCGATTGTGTCCGGGTCATCCATTTTGTTCGCTTCATCAATAAAAACCACCGTTTTCTTACCGCTGTTGTGTATCTCGAATAAACGATTAACAATCTCTGAGAAAAAATATGAAGAATCATCAGGAGGGTCCTCAATATCCATAAGGACACCAAATTTCTCCAATAGCCAACGCGGCTTAACGGAATGAGTGAGTACAATCATTCCGATATTATAGCGTTCATCCGATTCGAGTTCAGATAGAATTCTCCTTGAAAGAGTCGTTTTACCTGTACCTATCTCGCCTAAGAGCAGCGCAAGTCCGCGGCCCCTTTCTGCAGCGTGCAGGAGATACTCCCGCGCCACAGCATGCTGGGGGCTGTTGAAGTAAAAACGCGGATCAGGTTGAACCGCAAAGGGTTCGTATTTCAATCTGTAAAAAGTTTCGTATGCCATTAAATAAAATGAATGTGACCGGAGGATTCTTCTCCTCCGTTTTTTTCTTTGTTTTCGCTTGAATTTGGAAAATCATAAGTCATTTTTGTTCCTGTTCTTTCACCTGCAAGTTGATTAAGCCTCTTTCGAACGTTTATGGCTTCATCTTTTTTCCCTAAGTCTTCATAAACATTAATAAGTGCTTCCAGTACCGCTTGCTTTAGAGGTTTTTCTTTTTCTCTGAAGCTTTCAGTAAGAAGAAACGAAGCCGTCAGATTCCTATCTTCGACGTGAGCTAGAATTGAAAGCAATTCGTGCAGCTTCTCAACAGAAGGATTGTCGGAGTAGATTGCCTTGAATTCATAAAAGGCATCTTCCCATAAACCTTCATCTTTAAAAACTACTGCAAGTTCGCTTCTCTTTGCCAGATTATCTGTGGTCTTTTCAATTATAGAATCTATGGAAGCAAGAAATTCCTCGATATTTATATTTGAAAGATCGATACCCGCTTTAACAGTATCTTCCAACTCTGGAACTAATTCAGTTTCGGAGTCAACAAACCCTTCCTCTACTGTTTCGACATTCGGATAAGACTGGGCTTCCGCAATCGCGTCTCTCTCGTGCAAAACTTCCTCTGAGTCCGCGGATTGTGCAGGAGAAAAACCCATCTTCTTTACCATTTCATCGATATCTCCACCAGATGGCTCTTTAAGCTTTTGCAGTCTGCGCTTAGCTGCCTGGTTGGATTCATCTATTGAAAGGACTTTATCATAAAGCTTGATAGCAAGGTCTATTTGACCTCTCTCCTCATACATCTGAGCCGCCATGAGATACTCAGTCAATGCTTCGACCTTGAAGCCTATCTGCATTAAAAGTCCCGCTAGTTCAATCTTGCCTTCGGGATCAAGACCTTCGTTTCTCATGAATCCTCATATAGATATTCATATTCAGTCTGGATTCGGGTTGCCTCCTCGTAGCTACCCCTGCCCTGCAGAGTAAAAATAACGTTTTCTACCGTCCTGCGCGCTTCTTCCTTTTGTCCAAGATGCGAAAGCATTTTAGCCATATTAAGGGCCAAGTCAAGGTTCTCCTCGTCAATTGAGAGCATCTTACGAACTATCAAATAAAGAGCATGAGGATTATTGCGACGTCTATAAAACTCAAATTCTCTTATTAGGTACTCGTAAGCGGCACGGTCAAGCCCCATCGAAAGATAAAGATCAGCGCGACGAACTCGAAGCTGAACGTCCGCCGGAGAAATCTCCTCAAGTTTTGCAGACGCAGCCATGGCCAAGAGAAACCTGTTCAGCTCGACGGCCTGGCGTATTGCATAACCAAGCGTGGCTATCGCCTCTTCTTTTTTCCCAAGACCGATAAATAAAACCCCTTGATAATATAATATTTCTTCAGATTCCGGAACCTTACGGGCCTCTTCGGTAAGCATTAATTGAACATCCGACCATCTTTGCTCTTTGATCAAAGCGCGAAGCGATTCTCGAACCTTATCTGAGATCATATATCACCTGGCCTTTTTTGACTACCGTGACCACGAAGTTTCTGTTAAAATAATAAACAACATTCTTCCATGAATCACTATCCAGTATTACCAAATCAGCATCCTTCCCCTCTCTAATCGAGCCAACGGCATCATCGATACCAAGAGCCTTTGCCGCATTAGTTGTAATACCTTTGAGGGCTTCCTCAAGAGTAAGATCATCAAGAAGCACGCCGCATGCCGAGGCAAAAGGAAGGGCATAAACCGTAGACGAACCTGGATTAAAGTCACTGGCGACAGCAATAGGCATTTTCAATTCCCGCATAAGCTTAACATTAGGTCTGGCTTGCTCTTTCAGAAAAAAAGTCGTCGCAGGCAACAGGACAGGAACTACCCCTCGTTCAGCCATTCGTCTCAAGCCTTCTTCATTGGATTTTACGAGGTGTTCTGCAGATACCGCTCCCAAATCAGCTGCAAGTTTTGCTCCGCCTACATCTTCTATTTCATCTACATGCAGCTTTATCTTTAAGCCATATTCCTTTGCTTTCTCGACAAGTTTTTTGGTCTCATTATTAGAAAAAGCTATCGAATCGCAGAATACATCAAAGAATTGGGCAAGACCTTTCTCTGCCACCTCAGGAAGCATAATATCCGCAAGAAGAGATATGTATTCGTCTTTTTTTATCTCAGGAGGTACGGCGTGGGCTCCAAGAAATGTAGGTATTAAAGTCTGGGGTGCATCCTCAGCAAGGCTTCTTATTACTGAAAGCTGCTTCAACTCATCGGCCAAATTTAGGCCGTAACCGGATTTGATTTCGACAGTGGTTGTGCCCCAACAAAGCATCTCGTTAAGCCAATCCAAAGCCTTTTCATACAACTCTTCGAAACTGGCTCGTCTCGTAGCCTTAACAGTTGAAAGTATTCCGCCTCCTTCTCTCGCAATCTCGGCATAAGTGGCTCCTTTTATCCGTTTCTCGAATTCATCCGCCCTTGACCCTCCAAAGACAAGATGCGTGTGGCAATCGACAAATCCCGGCATAACCACTTTACCTGAAGCGTCTATAATCATTTCCGCATGACACCCTTGTTCATCACCTGTTCTGCAAACCTTTGATATTTTTCCGTCATGAATTACAACACTCGCATTCTCGACGATGCCTAGATTATCTCCCTCCATGGTTACTAATTCTGAGATGTTCTTAATGAGCAAATCGAAAATCATTTTACTTTTCCTTTAAACCACTCGTATGTCTGACGGATGCCTTCGGCCAGGCTGGTTTTCGCTACCCACCCAAGTTCTGTGGATGCTCTATCAGCATTTAGAACAGAACGCAGAACCTCACCGCGCCTTTCTTTCAGATGAACTACCGTAAGCTTCGGATTGATTTTCCTGAATTCTTGAAAAAGCTCGTTGATAGTAATCTCTCTTTTTGTACCAATATTGTATGTTCCTTCCTTTCCATCAACTGCCTTAAGATTAGCGTCTGCTATATCATTAACATATACAAAATCGCGCGTCTGGTTTCCAGAACCATAAATCAAGCATTCTTCATTGCAAAGAGCTTTTAAGGTAAATATGGAGACAACTCCGGCTTCTCCATGAGGATCCTGCCGCGGCCCATATACATTCGCATATCGCAAAATAACAGCTTCTAACCCATGCGTGTTCTTAAAAAATCTAATGTAGTTTTCAACGGTTGACTTAGCTATTCCGTAAGGAGCTAATGGTAAAACTGCGGTCCTTTCATCAGAAGGAATTACATCCGCATCTCCGTACAACGCCCCGCCGGTCGAGGCAAAGATAAAACGTCTTGTTTCGTATCTTATCGCTGTATCAAGAATATTTATACTGCCTAGAATATTCTGCTCGGCATCATACTTTGGTTCCCTCACTGACCTCGTTACCGATATCTGAGCGGCATGGTGGTCAACAACTTCGGGCTTGAAAGCGGAAAAAACTTTTTCAACACCTTCGCTATCCGTGATATCGACCTTGAAAAATTCCGCATCCTTGGGAACATTCTCCATTTTTCCGCTCGAAAGATTGTCAAGTATTGCTACCTTGTGACCGGCTTTTATAAAAGCCTCTGAGACGTGGCTTGCTATAAATCCTGCGCCGCCTGTAACCAATATCCTCTTCATGAAATATTATAATCCGAAAATGCACAAAAATCAAGGCTTACAGACACTTGACTAACTTAAATTTTCGTCTATATTTATTTATAAAAGCGGATAATACCGTGGCAATCAAGTTAAATGAAGTAACCGGCGACGCAAGGTACAAAGTAAGCATAAAAGATAAGGGCGCTTATGAAGTGCAGGGCGAGGAGATTACCGCAGGGCTTTGTCCTGCGTGCCATGGTACAGGACGCGTGCTCACACGCAACTCCAATAAAGAAGCGGCGTTAGTCAAAACCGATAAGAACGAAGAAACGCTTGAAGGCATTGCCGAACCCGAGTTCTGCCCCGTATGCGACGGCATGGGCATGTTCGACTACTCAACGGCTGAGATAAACCCCATTTAAAACCGTGCTACGAATCCCGTGATTCGTATGCGGAATCGAGGTCAGGAATCATTCACCTCGTCAAGCCAGGATTAAAGATATGAATCAGGAATCATAGTCAGTGTTGGAGATTCGTAGTCAGGAATCCAAGACAAAAGTGGGACAAAAGCTGGGCAGAAGATGGACAAAAGCCCCCCAAAAAATGGACAAAAGTTGGACAAAATTCTGATGATGAGGAAGCCAGGTTTAATGGAACGAAGCTACATTTCAAGATTCCGTTTACGGGGTCCCCGCAAAAATGCGGAGTATTTTTGTGGGGTAGAAAATTTCTGAGATGATTAGTCAGGATTGAAGAAAAAATGTCGGATTTGGAGAAGTGCACCAGTTGATAAAAAAATGTCGTTGCGAGTGCCGCTGCGAGTGAC of the bacterium genome contains:
- a CDS encoding AAA family ATPase, encoding MAYETFYRLKYEPFAVQPDPRFYFNSPQHAVAREYLLHAAERGRGLALLLGEIGTGKTTLSRRILSELESDERYNIGMIVLTHSVKPRWLLEKFGVLMDIEDPPDDSSYFFSEIVNRLFEIHNSGKKTVVFIDEANKMDDPDTIEELRGFLNLETSDGRKLVTFIMIGLPDLEVNLAQNAALYQRIAVRVTLNPLTIDAVKAYIQHRLRISGSQEPIFTDKALDAVASFSGGRPRLVNIVCDNAMIEGYIQRKPKIDELIIERVSKNLNLVPKDIVS
- a CDS encoding imidazolonepropionase, producing the protein MIFDLLIKNISELVTMEGDNLGIVENASVVIHDGKISKVCRTGDEQGCHAEMIIDASGKVVMPGFVDCHTHLVFGGSRADEFEKRIKGATYAEIAREGGGILSTVKATRRASFEELYEKALDWLNEMLCWGTTTVEIKSGYGLNLADELKQLSVIRSLAEDAPQTLIPTFLGAHAVPPEIKKDEYISLLADIMLPEVAEKGLAQFFDVFCDSIAFSNNETKKLVEKAKEYGLKIKLHVDEIEDVGGAKLAADLGAVSAEHLVKSNEEGLRRMAERGVVPVLLPATTFFLKEQARPNVKLMRELKMPIAVASDFNPGSSTVYALPFASACGVLLDDLTLEEALKGITTNAAKALGIDDAVGSIREGKDADLVILDSDSWKNVVYYFNRNFVVTVVKKGQVIYDLR
- a CDS encoding NAD-dependent epimerase/dehydratase family protein codes for the protein MKRILVTGGAGFIASHVSEAFIKAGHKVAILDNLSSGKMENVPKDAEFFKVDITDSEGVEKVFSAFKPEVVDHHAAQISVTRSVREPKYDAEQNILGSINILDTAIRYETRRFIFASTGGALYGDADVIPSDERTAVLPLAPYGIAKSTVENYIRFFKNTHGLEAVILRYANVYGPRQDPHGEAGVVSIFTLKALCNEECLIYGSGNQTRDFVYVNDIADANLKAVDGKEGTYNIGTKREITINELFQEFRKINPKLTVVHLKERRGEVLRSVLNADRASTELGWVAKTSLAEGIRQTYEWFKGKVK